The Bacteroidota bacterium genome segment TAAATTTAATATCTCATCATCAGATTGAACCTGCCCAAAATCAGGTATTAATGTCATATCCAGTGTAAAGCTTTCATTTATTCCATATTTTAAATCCATACCATAATTGAAACTATAACCTAATTTATCATTTTCCGGATTTTTGTTTAAATAGCCGGAAATATATGGAAAAAAAGATAACCTCAAAGGAGGTTCAATATCATGGATTCCAATAAGTTTTGCTGATTGTGTGATTATTCCGTTTTTTTCCTTGTCTATAAAATTATATGTTGACCACTCTCTGTATCTTTTTATATTTCGCCAAAAATTAATACCCCAAACTTGCTCTTTTTTATTTGGAAAACGGATTGCAGAATATGGGATTTTAAATTCAACTACCCATCCTTTATCATTTATTTTTACTGCACTTTGCCAAACAGGATTCCAATTTTGATCAACTCCTGTTGGTGAATGAAAGCGGTCTAATTGTACTCCTGATGCAGATACTCTAAGTTCAACTGCATTTAGGTCATCATTAAATGGTGCTAAGTTAATAGCAAATGCATCTGAATTAATATTATCAATTTCATCTCTTTTCCCAAGCTCAAGGAGAATGCTATCGGGATAAGGATCATACATAATTGCTGCTATGAATATTGCTTCATCGTTATAAATTACTTTCACTTCTGTATCAAAAGTAGCAACTTTTCCATTAAATGGTTCATATTGTATAAAATCGTTTGCAATTGGGATATTTTTCCAAACCTCATCATTTAAAACCCCATCAATTTTAGGTGCTTTTTTAATTTTTATAGCTTCAAGAACTTTTTTGTCATTTTGTGAAAATAATGAAAAACTAATAAAAATAAGGAAGGTAATAAATAATATGATTTTTTTCATTAAATATAAACGGATTCTCTTAAATATTAAAAGAATGCTTGTAAACAAAAATTTTACCAAAGACAAAAAATATTTCAAAAAAAAGTTCTATGTTGATTTATGTTGTTAAAAAAATATTAAAGCCACAGATTCACAGATTAAAATTAATTTAAAAGAGTAATTTTGTAATCTGTGAATCTATCTTTGATAGACATAGTCTTTACTTTTAGCATGTCTTCGACAGACGAAATCTGTGGCAAATTTGATTACTCTCAGTATTTGATATAGAACAAAAAAAAACCTTAAGCAAATAAATGCTTAAGGTTTTTTTTTAAATTAAAATGAATTTTATTGAATACCTGTTCTTGTATCCCACCACATTTGTTGACCCCAAAAATGATCAACAATACCGGTTGCAACAGCATTTATACTTTTGCCGTTAAGATTAAATTCATCTGTTGGATAAGGATAACGGAAAGGAGAACGATCATGAGTTCCGTAAGGTGAACCGGGTGCTTCCACATTCAATGGAACATCAGTTCTTCTTACTTCAGCCCATGCTTCATGTCCTTGCTTAAACAATGAAATCCACTTTTGCATATAGATTTTGTCAGCACTTCCATCCCATAAAACATCAGGTTCTGCAAGGTAAGTAGCAGCAGCAGCACCTACACCATGTTCTTCTAATGAAGCTGTTACACCTGCTTCATAAGCATCTTTTGCAGCAATACCACCAACATTCCATCCATTAAGTGCAGCCTCTGCAATTAAGAACTGAACTTCAGGATATCTCAAATAGAATGAATATCCGTCTGCTGTTCCTCTATAATAATCACCAATTCTTGAAATTGTATCCATTGCAAATGAACCTTCTGTGGCTCCGGGAACAACACCTCTGTAAATTACAGCAGATGAATCAGGAAATGCATCTTTAGCAATTACAGGAAGTCTTGGGTCTTTATATTGTACAAGGATGTCAATTAATGGTTGACCCATTCCATGATCATCACGAGCATCGTCAATATTATTTTCAGCCCATGGCTCTTTATAAGGAGCAGAACCTTCCCACTTAAACTGAGCATTATCAGCATTACTTCCCATTATTGGGTTGTTAGTAGGATCACTAAAAATTGTTTGAAAAATACCTTGTGCAGTAGTAGCATCTTTATTAGAAATTCTGATTGCAATTCTCAAACGCAGTGAGTTACAAAACATTTGCCAAGCAGCAGCATCACCACCATAAAGTAAATCGCCTTCACCAATTTCACCAATTGTAGCTGCATTAAACAAATCATTTGCTTCTTTAAGTTTTGCAATTAAATCAGTATAAATATCAGCTTGTGCATCATATTTTGGATTTGTAATTCCTTCATCACCTTGTAGGGCTTCTGAATATGGAATTGCTTTCCATGTATCTGTACCAATTTGAAAAACAAATGCTTTCATTGTCATTGCAACAGCTTGCAGATTTTTATTTTCAGCAGCAATTGCTTTTTTCTCTACAATGTCAAGATTTTTCAAAACACGATACAAATAATACCATGAATTATTAACTACGCTTTCACGAAACTCATATCTTGATTCATCAACATATTGAATTTTGCCTAAATGACCTACGTATGACTCAAAATTATTCATATCCATCCAGTCATCATAAAAGTTATCGGTAAAATACCTTAAACTAAATGCCAACACATTGGTTGCCGGAGCATCAGTTACGTTATTCGGATCAGTATTGATCTCTTCAAAATCCTTTGTACAGGCACCGACAATAAATATTATACCTAGTAAAAGAACTATTTTGTTTTTTAAGAATTTTTTCATAATTATATTTTTTTTTGGTTTACTAAATAATTAAATCAATTTATTAAAAATTAACATTTAATCTGAAACCTAAGCTTCTTGTAGGAGGCAATTGATATTGCTCAAGACCCATACCTGAGAGGCCTGTTCCAAATCCTGTTTCAGGATCAATGTGAATATCATTACTTTCATGAACCCAAAGAAGTGCTACATTTCTTCCAACAAATGAAAGATTTGCTGATTGGATGAAAATACCATCTAACCATTCTTTTGGTAATTGATATGAAAATACAATTTCACGTAATTTGATAAAGCTACCATCAATAATTGAGGCTTCTTGATTTCCCCAGTAATTTTCATAGTATCCTTGTGCTGATGTAACTATATCGTTTTTGATATAAGTACCAGGATTATTAGGATCTTCTGTAACTACTGTTTCATTTTTAAGAACATCTTCTCCAACTATTAAACCAACTTCACGAATATTTTTATCAGTTACACCCTCTCTTGAAGCCATTTGAGCTGTTTCAGCAGTAATACCTGCATAAGCACCAAACCAATCTGTTACACTATAAAGGTCTCCGCCTTTACGGAAATCAATTAAGAAACTAAAGCTTAAATTTTTATAGCTGAATGCATTTCTAAATCCACCTGTAAAATCAGGAACAACATTTCCAATTTCAATAGGAGTAGCTGTTTTTAATGGACGACCTCTATCACTAACAATTAAATCTCCATCAGGATCTTGTATTCCATCTTCATCAGTATCTGTTCTTAAATATCCTTTACCTTTAATAACACCAAATTTTTCTTCAGGACGAGCTTCTATTGTAAGTCCACCCCATGAATTTGATAATTGATATGCTTCTAAGTCTCCGTATAATTCGTTAACCATAGCATCATCTTTTGCAAAGTTTAAAATCATATTCCAATTAAAGCCATCTTCACTTTTAAGAACTTTTCCTGTTAGAAGTAATTCAATACCTTTGTTTTCAATTTCACCAGCATTAATCCACATATTACTAAATCCTGTAGCTGTTGATACATCAATAGCCATGATTTGATTTTTAGTAACTTTGTCATAATAAGTAGCATCTATACCAATTCTATCTTTGAAAAATCTAAATTCACCACCAAACTCTGTACTATTAATATTTTCAGGTAATAATCCTGAGTTAGGCATTGATGTAGGAGCAAAATATTGTGATGTTCCCATAAATGCACTTGTACTTGCTGAATATGTAAGAGCAAGCTGATAAGGATTAGTATGGTTACCAACATTTGCCCAGCTACCTCTTAATTTAGCAAAAGAAAATACATCTGAATTCATCTCAAGAGCTTCTGATAATATAAAGCTTAAACTTGCTGATGGATAAAAATATGACCAGTTATCAGCAGGTAATGTAGAACTCCATTCGTTTCTTGCAGTAATATCTAAATATAAATAATCTTTATATCCAAAACTTCCTGAACCAAAAACACTATTTGTTCTAAATTGCTCTTTGTACATGTTTGTTACTGGACTGCCTTTAGCATTTCCAATATCAAAGAAATTAGGTACTGTTAGCTCAGATGCAGACATTGAAGTGAAATTATAATTATAATCTCTATAGTTTGCACCAAAAGTACCATTAAAGGAAATATCTTCTGAGAAATCTTTAGTGGCTGTAAAAATAAGATCAGCATTTGTTTCTTGCTCAAATCTATTATTAATCCAGAATGAACCATTAGGTGATTCATTAGATTTATTTGCTACAACATGCTTACGTGTTTCTGTATAAAAGTCACTTCCTACTCTTGCCATAACACTTAACCAGTCAGCTAATTGATAATTTATATTAAAGTTACCAAAAACTCTGTCTCTTTGTCTTGATGTTGTATTATTATATACAGTCCAGTAAGGATTGTTATGATAACTTGTATTCCAGTTATAAGGATTTCCAAATACATTTTCAGTATCCCAGTTTTCTTTCAAAGATTGCATATTTACCTGACGACCAAACCATGAACCAATTGATTGCATGATATTATTTGCGTCATATCCTCCACCGGGAAGGTTATCACTTTTATTTTGAACATAAGCTACTTGTGCACCTGCACTTAGCTTATTTGTAAGATTCATACTACCATTAAATGTAATATTATTCTTAGTAAGGTCAGTATTAGGAATTGCACCTGTAGCATCTGTATTTGTAATAGACAAACGAGCTGATGCTTTTTCTGATGCTCCTGAAAGAGCTAAGTGATTTTTAAAAGTTACACCTGTTTCAAAGAAATTCTTTACGTTATCCGGTTGTGAAACCCAAGGTGTTGCAGTTCTAGTTGTAGGATCGTTAGCATCTTCAAGTGGGCTATCAAATTGTTTTACTTTTTGTCCTATATCTAGTCTTGTTCCCCAGCTTTCATCAATTCCGTCCATTGTTCCACTCCAGTTACCATTATAAAATTCAAATGAATTAGCAGTACCATAATCTTCGTATGACTGAGCACTATCTTTATATATTTCATAATAATATTCACTACCGAGATAACCTTGTCCGTAATCATTTTGATAATTAGGTAAAATATAAACGTCATCAAATGTAACTGATGTTGTGTAAGATACGCCAATACCTTTTTTAGCTACTAAGCCTTTTTTAGCTTTTTTGGTAGTTATAAGAATAACACCATTAGCAGCACGGCTACCATAAAGAGCAGCAGCATTAGCACCTTTAAGTACACTCATTGAAGCAATATCGGCAGGATCAATGTCCATAGCAGCATTACCAAAGTCAACATCTCCCCACTGGGAAACTCCTGTTGAATAGTTGGATACA includes the following:
- a CDS encoding SusC/RagA family TonB-linked outer membrane protein; the protein is MKKITILLALLFYLGLQVANAQEKVVTGKVTSAKEGYALPGVTVVVKGTQIGVSTDKNGMYKISVPEKYNVLKFSFVGMATIEKVIGTNTQIDVAMAEDVLRLDEVVVTALGISREKKALGYSVQELSGEELSKAPEVNLVNSLSGKIAGVQITSASGAIGSSSRIVIRGNSSFSENQPLFVIDGVPVSNYSTGVSQWGDVDFGNAAMDIDPADIASMSVLKGANAAALYGSRAANGVILITTKKAKKGLVAKKGIGVSYTTSVTFDDVYILPNYQNDYGQGYLGSEYYYEIYKDSAQSYEDYGTANSFEFYNGNWSGTMDGIDESWGTRLDIGQKVKQFDSPLEDANDPTTRTATPWVSQPDNVKNFFETGVTFKNHLALSGASEKASARLSITNTDATGAIPNTDLTKNNITFNGSMNLTNKLSAGAQVAYVQNKSDNLPGGGYDANNIMQSIGSWFGRQVNMQSLKENWDTENVFGNPYNWNTSYHNNPYWTVYNNTTSRQRDRVFGNFNINYQLADWLSVMARVGSDFYTETRKHVVANKSNESPNGSFWINNRFEQETNADLIFTATKDFSEDISFNGTFGANYRDYNYNFTSMSASELTVPNFFDIGNAKGSPVTNMYKEQFRTNSVFGSGSFGYKDYLYLDITARNEWSSTLPADNWSYFYPSASLSFILSEALEMNSDVFSFAKLRGSWANVGNHTNPYQLALTYSASTSAFMGTSQYFAPTSMPNSGLLPENINSTEFGGEFRFFKDRIGIDATYYDKVTKNQIMAIDVSTATGFSNMWINAGEIENKGIELLLTGKVLKSEDGFNWNMILNFAKDDAMVNELYGDLEAYQLSNSWGGLTIEARPEEKFGVIKGKGYLRTDTDEDGIQDPDGDLIVSDRGRPLKTATPIEIGNVVPDFTGGFRNAFSYKNLSFSFLIDFRKGGDLYSVTDWFGAYAGITAETAQMASREGVTDKNIREVGLIVGEDVLKNETVVTEDPNNPGTYIKNDIVTSAQGYYENYWGNQEASIIDGSFIKLREIVFSYQLPKEWLDGIFIQSANLSFVGRNVALLWVHESNDIHIDPETGFGTGLSGMGLEQYQLPPTRSLGFRLNVNF
- a CDS encoding SusD/RagB family nutrient-binding outer membrane lipoprotein; translated protein: MKKFLKNKIVLLLGIIFIVGACTKDFEEINTDPNNVTDAPATNVLAFSLRYFTDNFYDDWMDMNNFESYVGHLGKIQYVDESRYEFRESVVNNSWYYLYRVLKNLDIVEKKAIAAENKNLQAVAMTMKAFVFQIGTDTWKAIPYSEALQGDEGITNPKYDAQADIYTDLIAKLKEANDLFNAATIGEIGEGDLLYGGDAAAWQMFCNSLRLRIAIRISNKDATTAQGIFQTIFSDPTNNPIMGSNADNAQFKWEGSAPYKEPWAENNIDDARDDHGMGQPLIDILVQYKDPRLPVIAKDAFPDSSAVIYRGVVPGATEGSFAMDTISRIGDYYRGTADGYSFYLRYPEVQFLIAEAALNGWNVGGIAAKDAYEAGVTASLEEHGVGAAAATYLAEPDVLWDGSADKIYMQKWISLFKQGHEAWAEVRRTDVPLNVEAPGSPYGTHDRSPFRYPYPTDEFNLNGKSINAVATGIVDHFWGQQMWWDTRTGIQ